DNA from Candidatus Paceibacterota bacterium:
TCCAAACGGGCCGCGAGGGCGATCTGGATGGCCTCCTCAGCCCTGATGTCCGGGTGGCGAATCGCCAAATCCTGCAGCTCGCGATCATCCAATGCTACCTTGGTGTTCACGGGGATGCCGAGCTGAAGCTTGAAGTCATCCAGCGCGCGCTGGTAAACCCGGATGGCGCTAATCCACGAGTTTTCTGCCGTTAGTTCCTGTTGCTCAATGCGGCCCAGGTCAGATTGTGTGGTCCGCCCCTCCGCCGCCAAAGCCCGCGTGCGATCACCGGTCCGCCGTGAGATTTGGAAATTCAAGTAGCTGTTGCGCACTGCGTCCCGGTTTCCCAGGACACTGTAATACGCAGCGGCGACCTGAACGCTGAAGGTCTTGCGGAAGCGGACGAAATCGCGCAGTTGGTAAAGGAGATCACGCTCCGCCTGGGTGAGATTCTCGATATCCGCCTTATAGCCCGAGTTGCGCAGCAAGGGCCGGGTGAGCGTCGCGCCAATTCGCGAGGAGGTAAGTGAGCTCGGGCTGCCGCCGAGGAATCGCAGGAAATCGGTGGTGAAGGCCGCAGAAATCCTCCCGATGTCCCGGATCAACCAGCTCACACCGGCCTGGCTGGTGGCGTGCACGCTCTGTCGTTCGGCAAGGTTGTCGCTCAGGACCGCGATTGGCTGGCCAGTGATCGGGTCGGGCACCAGGTCCACCGTCTCCTCGGTGTTCACAGTGTAATCGCCGCTCCCCCCTGCGGAGAAGATCGGGGTGAACTGGTGGCGGGAGAGCGTCAGCGACAGGGCTGTAAGGTATAGCTGCTCCCTGCTGTTCTGGTATACGCGGCTGTGCTGGACCGCGATCCTGAGCGCATCCTGTAGCGAAAGCACCCGCGCGCCGAGTTCAGCCGCGGTTGCCTCTCCCAGAAAGGCGTTCGTCCCGGTCACTTGCGCCAGCCCGTCCAGCGTCAGGACATTGGTCTGTTCGATGGTGAAGCGCGGGTCCATGTTCCTGACGAGGGGGGTCTTCTGGGCGATCGCGGCATAGGCGTTCCTGTCTGCCGAGCAGCGGTAGTGCTTGGCCGTGCACCCGCAAAGGCAAATCGCGCAGAAAATCAACGCAACCCATTCCCCGAGGTCTCTTGCAGCCAGCAATCTCCACCCTCGCGGTGATCCCAGTAATAAGAGGCAGCCTACGATCATCACCAAACTGTCTTCGGTTAACAGTGCTAAACACCACCGCCGATCGAACGTTCCGGCCCGGCGAGCACTCGTGTGTCAATTCGACCGGGCACCTGCCGATTCGTCACGCCGTTTTCTGGGGATACTGCTACTTCGCCCTCGCCACCTTCTGCCACCGGTTGGTCTTTGCCGACTTCAGCACGGCGTCGCACACATATTGGGTTTCCAGTGCGTCGCGGAAGGTCGGGCCAGTCGGTTTCCGTTTGGCGATGCCTTGGAGGAAGTCCGCCAACTGATGGACAAAGCTGTGCTCATAGCCGATCTGCAGTCCGGGCACCCACCATTTAGCCATGTAAGGGTGTTCACCATCGGTGACATGGATGCTGCGCCAGCCGCGCACGCGCCCCTCATCGCGGTGCTCGAAATACTGCAGCCGGTGCAGGTCATGCAGATCCCAGAAGATTGAGGCGTGCTCCCCGTTGATCTCGAAGGTGTAGAGCGCCTTGTGTCCGCGCGCGTAGCGGGTTGATTCAAACGTCCCTAGAGATCCGTTCTTGAATCGCGCCAGGAATGCGCAAGCATCATCAATTCCCACCTTCTCCACCTTCCCGCTGACCGTGTGCTTGCGTTGCTTGACGAACGTCTCTGTCATCGCGTTGACCTCTTCGACCCCGCCGTTGAGCCATAGCGCGGTGTCAATGCAATGCGCCAGCAAATCACCCGTGACGCCGCTGCCGGCCACTTTGGCGTCGAGTCGCCACAATCCCGGCCCGCCTTGGGGCAGGTCCTTTGAAATTGTCCAATCCTGCAGAAACTTCGCGCGGTAGTGGAAAATGCGCCCAAGCCGTTTCTCTTCGATTAGTTGTTTCGCCAGCGTGATGGCGGGGATGCGGCGGTAATTGTAGGACACCAGGGTCGGCACGCCAGCCTTCTCGACGGCTTGGACCATCTTCAAGGCCTCGGGCCCGCTTCTGGCCAGTGGTTTTTCACACAGGATTATCTTGCCTGCTTTCGCGGCGGCGACAGCCACCTCCTGGTGCATGTCGTTCGGGAGGGTGATGTCCACGAGGTCAATATCCTTGCGGGCAATGAGCTTGCGCCAGTCCGTCTCGTAAGATTCATAGCTCCATTTGGCCGCGAAGGCTTTGGCGCGCGCCTCGTCGAGGTCGCAGACCGCCTTAAGGACGGGTTGATATTCGAGGTCGAAGAAGTTGTTGACCCTGCGCGATGCGTTCGAGTGAGTGCGGCCCATAAAGCCGCAACCGATAAGTCCGACGTTGAGTTTCTTCATAAGGAGGCGGTGATTAATAATTAGTCAGCATCTGTGGCACACTCTTTATCCTCTCCCGCGGCGCGGTTCAAGCCTTTGCTTGGCAGCAGGGATCACCGTGCTGAATTCCGATTGGCGGTTTAGGGGTGAATCGAGTATCCTGTGCGAGTGGAAGGGGTTCAAAATCCTGAACTCCAATGAAGCGACTGATTATGCAAATCACCAAACAACTCGCGATCTTCCTCGACAATCGGCCCGGGACGTTGGCGCGCGTGGCGGATGCGCTGGCTGAGGCCAAGATCAACATCTACGCCATCACCACGAGTGATACTGTGGACCACAGCGTTATCCGGCTGGTGGTGAGCGATTATCGGCGGGCACTCCATGTCTTCGAGGCGCACGGCGCGCTGGTGGTTGACGACGATGTCGTGATGCTCGAAGGGAGCAATAAGCCGGGGGAAATGGCAAGCATTGCCCGCAGGCTGGCGGATGCCAAAATCAACATCGAGTACTGTTACAGCGCCACCCCACCGGAGGCGAAGAAAGGGTTGATGATTCTGCGTGTCTCCAATCCGGCGAAAGCAATGAAGGTGTTGAACAGCTAAGGGTTGGCTCGGGACGCAGTTGGGGGTCGCGCCCTGGAACTCGCCACTCAAGTCACTGTTCCGTTTGCCTATGACCAGTCCCTTGCTCTACGAGGTCAACACGCGATGCTGGTTGCGCGCGCTATCCGAGCTAAGCTCGACCCGCATCACGCTGGCCAACGTGCCCGAATCGGAGTTCTTCCGGTGGCAGCAATTTGGTTTCACGCACATCTGGCTGATGGGGGTGTGGACGACCGGTCCGCGCGCGCGCGCGGAGGCCTTGCGGCATCCCGAACTGCGGAAGGCCTATGACCAGGTCCTGCCGGGCTGGAAAGAGGCGGATGTGGCTGGGTCGCCCTATGCGATCGGCGATTATGAGGTTCCGGAGGCACTGGGTGGCGAGGTTGGGCTTGCGGCATTTCGCCGGAAACTGGGCGAACACGGATTGAAACTGCTGCTGGATTTTGTGCCCAACCACTTGGGGTTGGATCACCCATGGGTCTGGGAGCGGCCGGAGTTGTTTATGCAGAGCCCGGGGCAAGTTCCGGGCACGTTCTTGCAGCAGACTGGCGCCCGGCCCCGCTGGCTGGCCTACGGCAAGGACCCGTATTTCGCGCCCTGGACCGACACGGTCCAATTGGACTACCGGCTCAGCGCCACGCGAGCGGTCATGGCGGGCTTGCTCGAGTCCATGGCCTGTCGCTGTGACGGCGTCCGTTGCGACATGGCGATGCTGGTGCTCAACGAGGTGTTCGCCAGGACCTGGGGACATTTCCAGGCGGCATCTTCCGGACCTGCTTCGGAGTTCTGGGCTGAGGTGATCCCGACAATCAAGCGTGCTCACCCGGGATTCCTGTTGCTGGCCGAGGCTTATTGGGGATTGGAAAGGCGACTTCAGGCGCTGGGCTTCGATTACACTTACGACAAGTCCCTCTATGACGGGCTGGTGTCGCGTGATGCGATTGGAGTGCAGAGGCACTTGCTCGAATTGCCCGCCGGGGTGGTTGCGGCCAGCGCGCACTTCCTGGAGAACCACGACGAGCCGCGCATTGCGTCAATCCTGTCGCCAGTGGAACATCGCGCTGCGGCCCTGGTGATGATGGGCTTGCCGGGAATGCGTTTCTTGCATGAAGGACAGATGGACGGCGCCCGCATCAAGTCTCCGGTTCAACTGGCGCGTCGCCCTGTGGAGCTGGCGCAGGAAGCGGTGCAGAAGATTTACCGGAAATTGTCAGAAGTGCTGCCGGGCACCGCGGTGGGGCAGGGCAGGGGCCTCTTATGCAGACCACACGCTGCCTGGGCCGGTAATCCGACCGCCGCAAATTTCGTTATCGTGCAATGGCAGCGCCGCGCACCGGAGTTCGATCTGGTAGTGGTGAACCTCGCGCCGCATTCAAGCCAATGCTACGTGCCGCTAACGGTCGAGCATCTCACGGCGCACAACTGGACGATGAAAGACCTGCTCGGCACGGAGCAATACAAACGCTCCGGAGATGACTTTCAAAGCCAGGGTCTTTACCTTGACTTGCCCGCTCACGGCGCCCAACTGTTTCACTTCGCGCCGGCAAGCTGACGGCAGCACAGTCGGTTCCCTGGTGCAGCAATGGATCCGCTCACTCGTTTATGCCCCAGTGCTGGGCATAATAGCGGTCATCCATCGCCTCA
Protein-coding regions in this window:
- a CDS encoding TolC family protein, with product MLAARDLGEWVALIFCAICLCGCTAKHYRCSADRNAYAAIAQKTPLVRNMDPRFTIEQTNVLTLDGLAQVTGTNAFLGEATAAELGARVLSLQDALRIAVQHSRVYQNSREQLYLTALSLTLSRHQFTPIFSAGGSGDYTVNTEETVDLVPDPITGQPIAVLSDNLAERQSVHATSQAGVSWLIRDIGRISAAFTTDFLRFLGGSPSSLTSSRIGATLTRPLLRNSGYKADIENLTQAERDLLYQLRDFVRFRKTFSVQVAAAYYSVLGNRDAVRNSYLNFQISRRTGDRTRALAAEGRTTQSDLGRIEQQELTAENSWISAIRVYQRALDDFKLQLGIPVNTKVALDDRELQDLAIRHPDIRAEEAIQIALAARLDYQNARDELVDSGRKVALAADQFKPQLDLTASAGFASPQETRGYPLPDPERYNWNAGMDLDLPLERTVERNIYRNALIAQQRSARAVEQQRDEIELQVRDSWRTLEQARRAYQISEIGVKLAERRVEEQELLAELGRAKALDQVDAQNSLVSSKDQLTQALVAHTVARLQFWDNMGILYIKDNGQWQEPDKGGIGANSGGAAAPPAQTTAGSFSRIHEIPSKTN
- a CDS encoding Gfo/Idh/MocA family oxidoreductase; the encoded protein is MKKLNVGLIGCGFMGRTHSNASRRVNNFFDLEYQPVLKAVCDLDEARAKAFAAKWSYESYETDWRKLIARKDIDLVDITLPNDMHQEVAVAAAKAGKIILCEKPLARSGPEALKMVQAVEKAGVPTLVSYNYRRIPAITLAKQLIEEKRLGRIFHYRAKFLQDWTISKDLPQGGPGLWRLDAKVAGSGVTGDLLAHCIDTALWLNGGVEEVNAMTETFVKQRKHTVSGKVEKVGIDDACAFLARFKNGSLGTFESTRYARGHKALYTFEINGEHASIFWDLHDLHRLQYFEHRDEGRVRGWRSIHVTDGEHPYMAKWWVPGLQIGYEHSFVHQLADFLQGIAKRKPTGPTFRDALETQYVCDAVLKSAKTNRWQKVARAK
- a CDS encoding ACT domain-containing protein — encoded protein: MKRLIMQITKQLAIFLDNRPGTLARVADALAEAKINIYAITTSDTVDHSVIRLVVSDYRRALHVFEAHGALVVDDDVVMLEGSNKPGEMASIARRLADAKINIEYCYSATPPEAKKGLMILRVSNPAKAMKVLNS
- a CDS encoding alpha-amylase family glycosyl hydrolase — translated: MTSPLLYEVNTRCWLRALSELSSTRITLANVPESEFFRWQQFGFTHIWLMGVWTTGPRARAEALRHPELRKAYDQVLPGWKEADVAGSPYAIGDYEVPEALGGEVGLAAFRRKLGEHGLKLLLDFVPNHLGLDHPWVWERPELFMQSPGQVPGTFLQQTGARPRWLAYGKDPYFAPWTDTVQLDYRLSATRAVMAGLLESMACRCDGVRCDMAMLVLNEVFARTWGHFQAASSGPASEFWAEVIPTIKRAHPGFLLLAEAYWGLERRLQALGFDYTYDKSLYDGLVSRDAIGVQRHLLELPAGVVAASAHFLENHDEPRIASILSPVEHRAAALVMMGLPGMRFLHEGQMDGARIKSPVQLARRPVELAQEAVQKIYRKLSEVLPGTAVGQGRGLLCRPHAAWAGNPTAANFVIVQWQRRAPEFDLVVVNLAPHSSQCYVPLTVEHLTAHNWTMKDLLGTEQYKRSGDDFQSQGLYLDLPAHGAQLFHFAPAS